One segment of Thermosynechococcus sp. HN-54 DNA contains the following:
- a CDS encoding Spy/CpxP family protein refolding chaperone, which translates to MSLRQPLLWGCATIIISLISLGANAAPLTQWMERLSLTPQQAQQVQAIDRQYKQKVQEQQAALNTAEEQLEKLLVAGAPTAQLQQQFDLVMSLREMLQRTRFAAALEVQQVLSPAQRQQLAAMNRQRLVNLRNYFQQGATKP; encoded by the coding sequence ATGTCTTTACGCCAGCCATTGCTCTGGGGATGTGCCACAATCATTATCTCTTTGATCAGTCTAGGGGCGAATGCTGCTCCTCTGACTCAATGGATGGAGCGCCTCAGCCTAACACCCCAGCAAGCTCAGCAAGTGCAGGCGATCGACAGACAGTATAAGCAAAAAGTGCAGGAACAACAGGCAGCTTTGAATACGGCTGAAGAACAACTAGAGAAACTGCTGGTGGCGGGTGCCCCCACGGCTCAACTCCAACAACAATTTGACTTGGTGATGAGCTTACGGGAGATGCTGCAACGAACACGTTTTGCGGCTGCTTTAGAAGTCCAACAAGTTCTCAGCCCTGCTCAGCGCCAACAACTGGCGGCCATGAATCGCCAACGCTTAGTGAATTTAAGAAATTATTTTCAACAGGGAGCAACAAAACCCTAG
- a CDS encoding metal-sensing transcriptional repressor, with protein MGTESHSHSSPSLHSHPHHHTEESLRAIVNRLSRIEGHVRGIKTMVQDSRPCPEVLIQIAAVRGALDRVARLILDEHLNECVTRAAQEGRIDQELAELKAALDHFLG; from the coding sequence GTGGGCACTGAATCCCATTCCCATTCTTCCCCTTCCCTGCATTCCCATCCCCATCATCACACTGAAGAATCCCTGCGGGCGATCGTCAATCGACTCTCGCGCATTGAAGGGCATGTGCGTGGTATCAAAACGATGGTGCAGGATAGTCGGCCTTGCCCAGAGGTGCTGATTCAAATTGCCGCAGTGCGGGGGGCGTTGGATCGAGTGGCAAGGCTGATTCTCGATGAGCATTTGAATGAATGTGTGACTCGTGCTGCTCAAGAGGGACGCATTGATCAGGAACTCGCAGAACTTAAAGCTGCCCTTGATCATTTTTTGGGATAA
- a CDS encoding YggT family protein yields the protein MPAVVVINWVLGIILAIFTLIFLVRIVLTWYPQINLTQGPLKVIYWLSEPVLAPTRRVVPPLGGVDISPIIWVGIVTLLRELLVGQQGLLFILFPPA from the coding sequence ATGCCTGCCGTTGTTGTCATCAATTGGGTACTGGGAATCATCCTCGCCATTTTTACCCTGATCTTTCTGGTGCGGATTGTCCTTACATGGTACCCCCAGATTAACCTCACCCAAGGGCCATTGAAAGTGATTTACTGGCTCTCAGAGCCTGTGCTGGCACCAACTCGCCGCGTCGTGCCGCCCCTTGGGGGAGTGGATATTAGCCCCATTATTTGGGTGGGCATTGTCACGCTCCTACGGGAATTGCTCGTGGGGCAGCAGGGGCTGTTGTTCATCTTGTTTCCACCGGCCTAG
- a CDS encoding DNA adenine methylase, with protein MAPYLPPQCRCYAEPFCGSAALYWYLFAQAQRGEFQFQQARLSDRNPELINCYQIVRDRVEDLIEQLTQYRQQHSETFYYHIRSLDQQQLDPLTRAARFIYLNKTCFNGLYRVNRAGQFNVPMGRYRNPQIFDPETLRQASSALRDVTLSVANFQEVLSWAIAGDFIYFDPPYHPLSKTANFTSYTDQPFGEVEQITLAKVVGELAQRGCYVMLSNAWVEPMLQLYRSWRCIELKASRVINSNRHKRGKISELLVVTYYC; from the coding sequence ATGGCCCCCTACTTACCCCCTCAGTGCCGTTGCTATGCTGAGCCGTTTTGTGGCAGTGCAGCTCTCTATTGGTATCTGTTTGCTCAAGCTCAGCGGGGCGAATTTCAGTTTCAGCAGGCGCGGTTGAGCGATCGCAATCCCGAACTCATCAACTGCTACCAAATTGTGCGCGATCGCGTTGAGGACTTAATTGAGCAACTGACGCAGTATCGTCAACAGCACAGTGAAACCTTTTACTATCACATTCGCAGTTTAGATCAGCAGCAACTTGATCCTCTGACGCGCGCCGCTCGCTTTATCTATCTGAACAAAACCTGTTTTAACGGTCTGTATCGTGTTAATCGTGCAGGACAGTTCAACGTTCCCATGGGGCGCTACCGCAATCCCCAGATTTTTGACCCAGAGACCCTGCGCCAAGCCAGTAGTGCCCTACGCGATGTGACGTTAAGTGTGGCAAATTTTCAAGAGGTCTTGAGTTGGGCCATAGCGGGTGATTTTATCTACTTTGATCCGCCTTACCACCCCCTTTCCAAAACAGCTAACTTCACCAGTTACACCGATCAGCCCTTTGGCGAGGTAGAACAGATTACCTTAGCTAAGGTTGTCGGTGAGTTGGCTCAACGGGGATGCTACGTCATGCTCAGCAATGCTTGGGTGGAACCCATGCTGCAACTGTATCGATCTTGGCGCTGCATTGAACTCAAGGCCAGCCGTGTCATCAACTCCAATCGCCATAAACGCGGTAAGATTAGTGAGCTGCTGGTTGTCACCTATTATTGTTAA
- a CDS encoding M48 family metalloprotease — translation MVKYGFCCWSLGIAFLLSVGFEPAKAAEISPSPRGLTDDELIALIKEDAFAQARLPQSEGSAVDLLPVPPPPQPPTEVSPPGQSSLPLPTGTEIKGDATATSEEPSLTTAEHSPSAPLPTPTAPEVTAEQAAQEARLALLREGDRHWQLGDTVTAQTYYQKAKADLDLPPPRVTPPAVLEISQLPPAAQVYWREVQGGSQLYSAQAVPLRLLVEQFPEFIPGQVRFAEFLAQQGSLKEAYAHLEKTASLYPDQPDIQRSLITLYDRQQQWLEAALAAQRFALLNPDHPATPEFQQLAAERMQRFRRRLQGQLREGMIVGALTGLVGVALTGNPLLSLDSIQMMALMMQGESALGRSAARQISRQVKLLEDAEVQAYVNEVGQRLAKVAGRNEFEYEFFVIKDNDLNAFALPGGKIFINAGAILKANTEAELAGLLAHEIAHAVLSHGFRLMTQGTATANLTRLLPAGGYVTGLLVTSYSREMEREADILGTRILARAGYAADGLLNLMHTLKQEYRNQEPPLPWFATHPPTNERIRYIRGLLRDRGYNPFAFEGVERHQQIQAHLRTLIDPPNPKKSKRETARTQQ, via the coding sequence ATGGTGAAGTACGGGTTCTGCTGTTGGTCGCTGGGCATTGCTTTTCTTTTAAGTGTGGGTTTTGAGCCAGCAAAGGCAGCAGAGATATCACCCTCCCCAAGGGGTCTGACAGATGATGAGCTGATTGCTCTGATCAAAGAAGATGCTTTTGCTCAAGCTCGCCTACCGCAATCTGAAGGCTCTGCTGTCGATCTATTGCCAGTACCCCCGCCGCCTCAACCCCCCACAGAAGTGTCCCCTCCTGGACAATCCTCGCTGCCCCTACCAACTGGCACTGAGATCAAGGGCGATGCCACAGCCACGTCTGAGGAACCTTCACTGACAACGGCTGAACATTCTCCTAGCGCACCTTTGCCAACTCCAACAGCCCCCGAAGTCACCGCAGAGCAGGCAGCTCAAGAGGCGCGTTTAGCACTTCTACGGGAGGGCGATCGCCACTGGCAATTAGGAGACACCGTCACAGCCCAAACCTATTACCAAAAGGCCAAGGCTGACCTAGATTTGCCACCCCCCCGTGTCACACCCCCCGCTGTCCTGGAAATTAGTCAATTGCCCCCCGCTGCCCAAGTCTATTGGCGAGAAGTTCAAGGGGGTTCCCAACTCTACAGTGCCCAAGCAGTGCCGCTGCGGCTTTTGGTGGAGCAATTCCCAGAGTTTATCCCCGGCCAAGTGCGCTTCGCTGAGTTTCTAGCGCAGCAGGGTTCTCTCAAAGAGGCCTATGCCCATCTAGAGAAAACCGCCAGTCTCTACCCTGACCAGCCGGACATTCAACGCAGCCTGATCACCCTCTACGATCGCCAGCAACAGTGGCTAGAAGCAGCCCTTGCCGCCCAACGTTTTGCCCTCCTCAATCCCGACCATCCCGCCACACCCGAATTTCAGCAACTGGCCGCAGAGCGCATGCAACGGTTCCGGCGTCGCCTTCAAGGGCAACTGCGCGAAGGCATGATTGTCGGCGCCCTCACTGGATTAGTAGGTGTGGCACTCACGGGCAATCCCTTACTGTCTTTGGACTCGATTCAAATGATGGCCTTGATGATGCAGGGGGAGTCTGCCCTAGGCCGTTCAGCAGCGCGGCAGATTAGTCGTCAAGTCAAGCTCCTTGAGGATGCGGAAGTACAAGCGTATGTCAATGAGGTGGGGCAACGCTTAGCCAAAGTGGCCGGTCGCAATGAGTTTGAGTATGAGTTTTTCGTGATCAAAGACAATGATCTCAATGCCTTTGCCCTGCCGGGCGGCAAGATTTTTATCAACGCCGGCGCCATTCTCAAAGCCAATACTGAAGCAGAACTGGCAGGCTTGCTTGCCCACGAAATTGCCCACGCAGTGCTCTCCCATGGTTTTCGGCTGATGACACAGGGGACTGCTACTGCCAACTTGACGCGGTTATTACCTGCCGGCGGCTACGTAACAGGTCTTCTCGTAACCAGCTACAGTCGGGAAATGGAACGGGAGGCAGATATTTTGGGCACACGGATTCTCGCAAGAGCGGGTTATGCCGCTGATGGTTTGCTTAACTTGATGCACACTCTCAAGCAGGAATACCGTAATCAGGAGCCACCGCTGCCGTGGTTTGCCACCCACCCGCCGACCAATGAGCGCATTCGCTATATTCGTGGCCTCCTCCGCGATCGCGGGTACAATCCCTTTGCCTTTGAGGGGGTCGAACGGCATCAGCAAATCCAAGCCCATTTACGCACGCTGATAGATCCCCCAAATCCCAAAAAATCGAAACGAGAAACTGCCAGAACACAGCAATAG
- a CDS encoding YdiU family protein — MSQHCFQTLEYEPAFLSLGEDYWDEVQAPTFPQHILRFRNDTLLPLMGLDPANVTDADFIAAFGQFQGREPFLAMRYHGYQFGEYNPHLGDGRGFLYGQFRGVDGQLYDLGTKGSGTTPYSRGGDGRLTLKGGVREVLASELLHRLGVCTFRSLSLVETGESLWRGDEPSPTRSSVLVRLGRSLIRFGTFERLHYLRRPDLIRRLLDYVIYYYYPHLLQIPDTKERDCAFYRELVARTADLAAQWLVAGFCHGVLNTDNMAITGESFDYGPYVFLERYDLGFTAAYFDYYGRYAYGNQPAICAWNLEKLQIPLSSVMPLEEMQAALKTFGDRCQTTYLKLMLKRLGWAGLPLEIGRSLVAETQAFLSRSAISYPQFFVSLRQEFAPEWAADPSHIFCDSSTLTPTDQKLLETWKRTYFELLQRANPPQRAAIPQTLQAANPLVILTRPQIEYIWQAITQEDDWSRFTATLELMQA, encoded by the coding sequence ATGTCTCAACATTGTTTTCAAACCCTTGAGTACGAACCTGCCTTTCTCTCCCTGGGGGAAGACTACTGGGATGAGGTACAAGCCCCAACATTTCCGCAGCACATTCTTCGCTTTCGCAATGATACTCTTTTACCCTTAATGGGACTGGATCCTGCCAACGTAACCGATGCCGATTTTATTGCCGCGTTTGGTCAGTTTCAGGGACGGGAACCCTTTTTGGCAATGCGCTACCATGGCTACCAATTTGGCGAATACAACCCCCACTTGGGGGATGGTCGGGGGTTTCTCTATGGCCAGTTTCGCGGTGTCGATGGTCAGCTTTATGACTTGGGCACGAAAGGCTCCGGAACCACTCCCTACTCACGGGGAGGAGACGGTCGCCTCACGCTCAAAGGGGGGGTTCGTGAGGTCTTGGCCAGTGAACTACTTCATCGCTTGGGAGTATGCACATTTCGCAGTCTCAGTTTAGTGGAAACCGGGGAGTCCCTCTGGCGGGGGGATGAACCATCGCCGACGCGATCCAGTGTCTTGGTGCGCCTTGGCCGTTCCCTTATTCGCTTTGGTACCTTTGAGCGGCTCCACTATCTACGGCGACCGGATTTGATTCGCCGCTTGCTGGATTACGTCATTTACTACTACTATCCCCATTTGCTACAGATTCCAGACACCAAGGAACGGGATTGTGCCTTTTATCGCGAATTAGTGGCACGCACAGCGGATCTGGCGGCGCAGTGGTTGGTGGCAGGGTTTTGTCATGGGGTTTTGAACACCGATAATATGGCCATTACAGGCGAGAGCTTTGACTATGGTCCCTATGTCTTTTTGGAACGGTATGATTTAGGGTTTACCGCCGCCTATTTTGACTACTACGGTCGCTACGCCTATGGCAATCAACCGGCAATTTGTGCTTGGAATCTGGAGAAACTCCAAATTCCCCTGTCTTCGGTAATGCCCCTTGAGGAGATGCAAGCTGCCCTAAAAACTTTTGGCGATCGCTGTCAAACCACCTACTTGAAACTGATGCTCAAACGCCTTGGTTGGGCAGGCCTTCCCCTAGAGATTGGCCGTTCCTTGGTGGCAGAGACCCAAGCCTTTCTCAGCCGCAGTGCGATCAGTTATCCGCAATTCTTTGTCAGTCTGCGACAGGAATTCGCCCCTGAGTGGGCTGCAGATCCAAGTCATATCTTTTGTGACAGCTCAACCCTCACGCCAACGGATCAGAAATTGCTAGAGACTTGGAAAAGAACCTATTTCGAGCTACTTCAGCGAGCCAACCCACCCCAGCGGGCGGCAATTCCCCAAACCCTACAGGCAGCCAATCCCCTTGTCATCCTCACTCGTCCCCAGATCGAATACATTTGGCAGGCCATTACTCAGGAAGATGATTGGTCACGATTTACCGCAACGCTTGAGTTAATGCAGGCATGA
- a CDS encoding lipid-A-disaccharide synthase-related protein, which translates to MKRLLCLSNGHGEDAIASVISQALRHRCPDLDLMALPLVGLGSAYTRLGIPLLQPGKALPSGGFIYMELRHLWRDLKAGLLGLLGSQIRAIHAWQQLGGHLLAVGDIVPLLLAYSSGGTYSFVGTAKSDYYLYDRTGRPYGWGMGWSGSDYLPWERWLWRSPRCRGIFVRDELTAKGLRQLGYTVHYCGNPMMDLVMPPPAPSPFANKTIVLLPGSRAPEAYRNWQQILRALTPYHDQPLIFLAAVSPSLDLQILEQSLEGWQPITSPLPQSTAWQLGQQQLILSSHHFREFLHWAEGGIALAGTATEQCVGLGKPVITFAGEGPQFTRDFARRQKRLLGNSIFLLDDPQEAIPTVWQIWADTTLLARIAANGKERMGESGASDRIAEQLLKILGD; encoded by the coding sequence ATGAAGCGACTTCTTTGCTTGAGTAATGGCCATGGTGAGGACGCGATCGCCAGCGTGATTTCGCAAGCCCTGAGGCACCGTTGTCCAGATTTAGACCTAATGGCGCTGCCCCTAGTGGGCTTAGGATCTGCCTATACTCGCCTCGGCATTCCCCTATTGCAACCGGGAAAAGCACTGCCCTCCGGTGGGTTTATCTATATGGAGTTGCGGCATTTATGGCGAGATCTCAAGGCGGGTTTGTTGGGACTCCTAGGATCACAGATTCGCGCCATCCACGCTTGGCAGCAATTGGGAGGACATCTGTTGGCGGTGGGAGATATTGTGCCCTTATTGCTAGCCTATAGTAGCGGCGGCACCTACAGTTTTGTGGGGACTGCCAAGTCTGACTATTACCTCTACGATAGGACGGGGCGTCCCTATGGCTGGGGGATGGGCTGGTCAGGTAGTGACTATCTCCCTTGGGAGCGATGGTTGTGGCGATCGCCCCGCTGCCGAGGCATTTTTGTCCGCGATGAGTTAACCGCCAAAGGGTTGCGGCAATTGGGCTACACGGTTCACTACTGTGGCAATCCCATGATGGACTTAGTAATGCCACCCCCAGCGCCTTCTCCGTTTGCGAATAAAACCATTGTGCTGTTGCCGGGGTCTCGTGCTCCTGAGGCCTACCGCAATTGGCAACAGATTCTACGGGCACTGACGCCTTATCACGATCAGCCGCTGATCTTTCTTGCAGCTGTCAGTCCGAGCCTTGATTTACAGATTCTTGAGCAAAGCCTTGAGGGCTGGCAACCCATCACCAGTCCATTACCCCAGAGCACGGCATGGCAGTTGGGTCAGCAACAACTGATTTTAAGTTCACACCACTTTCGTGAATTTTTGCATTGGGCAGAAGGAGGCATCGCCCTTGCGGGAACAGCTACAGAGCAGTGTGTTGGTTTGGGGAAGCCAGTCATTACATTTGCCGGTGAAGGGCCTCAATTTACCCGTGACTTTGCCCGTCGTCAAAAACGCCTCCTTGGAAACTCGATTTTCCTACTGGATGATCCTCAAGAGGCCATCCCTACCGTTTGGCAGATTTGGGCGGATACTACTTTACTTGCACGAATTGCTGCCAATGGTAAGGAACGTATGGGGGAGTCCGGAGCCAGCGATCGCATTGCTGAGCAACTGTTAAAAATACTCGGAGATTGA
- the psbC gene encoding photosystem II reaction center protein CP43 — protein sequence MVTLSSNSIFATNRDQESSGFAWWAGNARLINLSGKLLGAHVAHAGLIVFWAGAMTLFELAHFIPEKPMYEQGLILIPHIATLGWGVGPGGEVVDTFPFFVVGVVHLISSAVLGFGGVYHAIRGPETLEEYSSFFGYDWKDKNKMTTILGFHLIVLGIGALLLVAKAMFFGGLYDTWAPGGGDVRVITNPTLDPTVIFGYLLKSPFGGEGWIVSVNNLEDVVGGHIWIGLICIAGGIWHILTTPFGWARRAFIWSGEAYLSYSLGALSMMGFIATCFVWFNNTVYPSEFYGPTGPEASQAQAMTFLIRDQKLGANVGSAQGPTGLGKYLMRSPTGEIIFGGETMRFWDFRGPWLEPLRGPNGLDLNKIKNDIQPWQERRAAEYMTHAPLGSLNSVGGVATEINSVNFVSPRSWLATSHFVLAFFFLVGHLWHAGRARAAAAGFEKGIDRESEPVLSMPSLD from the coding sequence GTGGTAACGCTCTCTAGTAACTCGATTTTTGCCACCAACCGCGACCAAGAATCCTCCGGTTTCGCGTGGTGGGCCGGTAACGCTCGTCTGATTAATCTCTCCGGCAAACTTTTGGGTGCTCACGTCGCCCACGCTGGTCTGATCGTCTTCTGGGCCGGTGCTATGACCCTGTTCGAGTTGGCTCACTTTATTCCAGAGAAGCCAATGTACGAGCAAGGGCTGATTCTCATTCCCCACATTGCCACCCTTGGCTGGGGTGTTGGCCCAGGTGGTGAAGTCGTGGACACCTTCCCCTTCTTTGTCGTAGGGGTGGTGCACCTGATTTCCTCTGCCGTTCTCGGCTTTGGTGGCGTTTACCATGCCATTCGTGGCCCTGAAACCCTTGAGGAATACTCCTCCTTCTTTGGCTACGACTGGAAAGATAAAAACAAAATGACGACGATCCTCGGTTTCCACCTGATCGTCCTCGGTATTGGCGCTCTACTGCTGGTGGCCAAAGCCATGTTCTTTGGTGGCCTCTATGACACTTGGGCACCGGGTGGTGGTGATGTCCGCGTCATTACCAACCCCACCCTTGACCCAACGGTGATCTTTGGCTACCTGCTGAAGTCTCCCTTTGGTGGTGAGGGCTGGATTGTCAGTGTCAACAACCTTGAGGATGTGGTTGGGGGTCACATTTGGATCGGTTTGATCTGCATTGCCGGTGGTATCTGGCACATTCTGACGACCCCCTTCGGTTGGGCACGCCGTGCCTTCATCTGGTCTGGGGAAGCCTATCTCTCCTACAGCTTGGGCGCCCTGTCCATGATGGGCTTTATTGCCACCTGCTTTGTCTGGTTCAACAACACCGTCTATCCCAGTGAATTCTATGGCCCCACCGGCCCAGAGGCCTCTCAGGCTCAAGCGATGACCTTCTTGATCCGTGACCAAAAATTGGGTGCCAATGTCGGTTCGGCTCAAGGCCCCACGGGTCTAGGTAAATACCTGATGCGCTCTCCCACAGGGGAAATCATCTTCGGTGGTGAAACCATGCGCTTCTGGGATTTCCGTGGCCCTTGGTTGGAGCCGCTGCGGGGTCCCAATGGTCTTGATCTGAACAAGATCAAAAACGATATTCAGCCTTGGCAAGAACGTCGTGCTGCTGAGTACATGACCCATGCTCCTCTGGGTTCTCTGAACTCCGTGGGTGGTGTGGCCACTGAAATCAACTCAGTGAACTTCGTGTCACCGCGTTCTTGGCTGGCAACGTCCCACTTTGTCTTGGCCTTCTTCTTCCTAGTGGGTCACCTATGGCATGCGGGTCGTGCCCGTGCTGCTGCTGCTGGCTTTGAGAAGGGGATTGACCGCGAGTCTGAACCCGTACTCTCGATGCCCAGCCTTGATTAG
- the psbD gene encoding photosystem II D2 protein (photosystem q(a) protein) has product MTIAIGRAPAERGWFDILDDWLKRDRFVFVGWSGILLFPCAYLALGGWLTGTTFVTSWYTHGLASSYLEGCNFLTVAVSTPANSMGHSLLLLWGPEAQGDFTRWCQLGGLWTFIALHGAFGLIGFMLRQFEIARLVGIRPYNAIAFSAPIAVFVSVFLIYPLGQSSWFFAPSFGVAAIFRFLLFFQGFHNWTLNPFHMMGVAGVLGGALLCAIHGATVENTLFQDGESASTFRAFSPTQSEETYSMVTANRFWSQIFGIAFSNKRWLHFFMLFVPVTGLWMSAIGIVGLALNLRSYDFISQEIRAAEDPEFETFYTKNLLLNEGIRAWMAPQDQPHENFVFPEEVLPRGNAL; this is encoded by the coding sequence ATGACAATCGCGATTGGACGAGCGCCAGCAGAACGGGGATGGTTTGACATCCTTGACGACTGGCTCAAACGTGACAGATTTGTCTTTGTCGGCTGGTCAGGCATCCTGCTTTTCCCCTGCGCCTACCTTGCCCTCGGTGGCTGGCTGACCGGTACCACCTTTGTTACCTCTTGGTACACCCACGGCCTTGCTTCCAGCTACCTCGAAGGCTGCAACTTCCTCACCGTTGCCGTTTCCACCCCGGCCAACAGCATGGGGCACTCCCTCCTTCTCCTCTGGGGGCCCGAAGCCCAAGGGGACTTCACCCGCTGGTGCCAACTGGGGGGTCTGTGGACCTTTATCGCCCTCCACGGCGCCTTTGGCCTCATTGGCTTCATGCTGCGGCAGTTTGAAATTGCTCGCTTGGTGGGCATCCGTCCCTACAACGCCATTGCCTTCAGTGCCCCCATTGCTGTCTTTGTCAGCGTCTTCTTGATTTACCCCTTGGGGCAATCCAGTTGGTTCTTTGCCCCCAGCTTTGGCGTGGCCGCCATCTTCCGCTTCCTCCTGTTCTTCCAAGGGTTCCACAACTGGACCTTGAATCCCTTTCACATGATGGGGGTGGCCGGTGTGCTCGGTGGTGCCCTGTTGTGTGCCATCCATGGTGCCACCGTGGAAAACACCCTCTTCCAAGATGGGGAATCGGCGAGCACCTTCCGTGCCTTTAGTCCCACCCAATCGGAAGAGACCTACTCGATGGTGACGGCGAACCGGTTTTGGAGCCAAATTTTTGGGATTGCCTTCTCGAACAAGCGCTGGTTGCACTTTTTCATGTTGTTTGTGCCCGTGACGGGGCTGTGGATGAGTGCGATTGGCATCGTGGGTCTGGCGTTGAACCTGCGGTCCTATGACTTTATTTCGCAGGAGATTCGAGCAGCGGAAGACCCTGAGTTTGAGACGTTCTACACGAAGAACCTGCTCTTGAACGAGGGCATTCGCGCTTGGATGGCGCCCCAAGACCAACCCCATGAAAACTTTGTCTTCCCAGAAGAGGTACTCCCCCGTGGTAACGCTCTCTAG
- the rbfA gene encoding 30S ribosome-binding factor RbfA: protein MATERRVARVAELIKREVSQLLMYEIRDERVGAGMVSVTDVEVSGDLQHAKIFVSIYSTDEVRRSTMAGLKAASGFVRRELGQRIRLRRTPEVVFVEDRSLERGSRVLSLLNQIGQQQSASEVLETEP from the coding sequence ATGGCAACCGAACGACGGGTGGCACGGGTAGCAGAATTAATTAAACGGGAAGTGAGCCAGTTGTTAATGTATGAAATCCGCGATGAGCGCGTAGGGGCGGGCATGGTCAGTGTCACCGATGTGGAAGTGTCGGGTGATTTGCAGCACGCCAAGATTTTCGTCAGCATCTACAGCACGGATGAGGTACGGCGCTCAACCATGGCCGGATTGAAGGCGGCTTCAGGCTTTGTGCGACGGGAATTGGGGCAGCGCATTCGCCTACGGCGGACACCGGAGGTCGTATTTGTTGAAGATCGATCGCTGGAACGGGGCAGTCGCGTTCTTTCGCTGCTTAATCAAATTGGGCAACAGCAGAGTGCTTCAGAGGTTCTTGAAACGGAGCCTTAA
- a CDS encoding sulfite exporter TauE/SafE family protein: protein MLSYWIGHGLAIAIGLSLGLLGGGGSVLALPVLVYVMGIETKVAIPMTLVIVGSVSLLAVIPQWRRGYVNLRLALIFGSATMIGAYLGARLAALPWITDTVQLLLFAVAMMVAAILMIRRQQHPPTPELTPPESSLESQLYAPPVCKYCWLWLPTEGIGVGILTGLVGVGGGFAIVPALVLLGKIPMRQAIGTSLLIIMANSVAAVWGYLGTVSLDPRLTLTLTLAAASGSVVGSYLSHRISAKRLQQGFGYFLIGIAAFVILKTLLAPPQRSKSSSVPPTHDLPASVPARQSRT, encoded by the coding sequence ATGCTGAGCTACTGGATAGGGCATGGTCTGGCGATCGCCATCGGCTTGAGTCTGGGTCTATTGGGGGGTGGTGGTTCTGTCCTTGCCCTGCCAGTACTGGTCTATGTCATGGGCATTGAAACCAAGGTCGCGATCCCGATGACACTGGTGATTGTCGGCAGCGTCAGTTTACTGGCAGTGATTCCCCAGTGGCGGCGCGGCTATGTCAATTTGCGTCTAGCACTGATTTTTGGCTCTGCAACCATGATTGGTGCCTATCTCGGGGCGCGACTAGCAGCCTTGCCCTGGATTACCGATACTGTGCAACTCTTACTCTTTGCCGTTGCCATGATGGTGGCGGCTATTTTAATGATTCGGCGGCAACAGCATCCCCCTACCCCTGAACTCACCCCGCCAGAAAGTTCCCTTGAAAGCCAGCTTTATGCTCCACCGGTATGTAAATACTGTTGGCTGTGGCTGCCCACAGAAGGCATTGGTGTGGGTATTCTAACGGGGTTGGTGGGAGTTGGCGGGGGCTTTGCCATTGTGCCTGCCCTTGTTCTCTTGGGCAAAATTCCGATGCGGCAGGCGATCGGTACCTCACTGCTGATTATCATGGCTAATTCCGTGGCTGCGGTTTGGGGCTATCTGGGCACGGTTAGTTTGGATCCACGCTTAACCCTGACGCTAACCTTAGCCGCCGCTAGTGGCTCTGTGGTGGGTAGCTACCTCAGTCACCGTATTTCTGCAAAGCGGCTTCAGCAGGGCTTTGGTTACTTCTTAATTGGCATTGCGGCCTTTGTGATCCTGAAAACCCTACTGGCTCCCCCCCAGCGCAGCAAAAGCTCGTCTGTACCACCGACGCACGACCTGCCTGCATCCGTTCCGGCAAGACAAAGCCGCACTTAA
- a CDS encoding rhodanese-like domain-containing protein — translation MTTTTTESPLISAAELHDALQRQPVLLIDVREPNEYNSAHIPGALLCPLANVGELDPLCSSDTPVVLYCESGRRSRMAYETLASRGFKNLKNLEGGIQRWKQGGYPITGAVSAPISLMRQVQIVAGSLILTGVILGFTINPGFFFLSGLVGAGLVFAGVTGTCALARVLALLPFNRPQVK, via the coding sequence ATGACCACAACAACGACTGAGTCTCCCCTCATTTCTGCGGCTGAACTGCACGATGCCCTGCAACGGCAACCGGTGCTGCTCATTGATGTGCGTGAACCCAATGAATATAACAGTGCCCATATTCCTGGCGCATTGCTCTGCCCCTTGGCCAATGTGGGTGAACTAGACCCCCTCTGTAGTTCTGATACGCCGGTGGTGCTCTACTGTGAATCGGGCCGGCGATCGCGCATGGCCTACGAAACCCTTGCCAGTCGGGGCTTCAAAAACCTGAAAAACCTTGAAGGTGGCATTCAACGCTGGAAACAGGGGGGCTATCCGATCACGGGTGCAGTTAGTGCGCCCATTAGCCTGATGCGGCAGGTGCAAATTGTGGCGGGTAGCCTGATTCTCACGGGAGTGATCTTGGGCTTTACTATCAATCCGGGATTCTTCTTCCTGTCGGGCCTTGTTGGTGCTGGTTTGGTCTTTGCCGGTGTTACCGGTACCTGTGCCCTAGCACGGGTGTTGGCACTGCTGCCCTTCAATCGCCCCCAGGTGAAATAA